In the Paralichthys olivaceus isolate ysfri-2021 chromosome 15, ASM2471397v2, whole genome shotgun sequence genome, one interval contains:
- the ggnbp2 gene encoding gametogenetin-binding protein 2 translates to MARLVAVCREGEEDYPFLARQIPLYIDDTLTMVMEFSDCIVDVDSHEINHSQWKQFSEYHSKLKQQDLNIAMMVTSREVYSALSQLVPCVGCRRSVERLFSHLVESGNPALEPLTVKPTGMLSVTKACLADVKKLYTLFYVHGTKLNDMIDAIPKSKKNKRCQLHSLDTHKPKPLGGSWMDVWELMSQECRDEVVLIDSACLLETLETYLRKHRFCTDCKNKVLRAYNILVGELDCSKEKGYCAALYEGLCCCPHERHIHVCCETDFIAHLLGRAEPEFAGGYERRERHAKTIDIAQEEVLTCLGIHLYERLHRIWQKLRAEEQTWQILFHLGIDALRKSFEMAVEKMQGISRLEQFVEELSEEERAKELKQEKKRQKRKNRRKNKCGFDISEQESEEKDKTLDEDSLESVKDSCKVCGSHDDEEEEARCEASIAANISTSCSCSDNTKQDLSTHSNGSDCGYSSSMEGSDIGSREGSDVACSEGICNHDVAGDEPTVHHCAEGKEEEGIDSCLDCWQHSEENTQCKSKKKKRKGKGLCNDQGLKCEGCVSAGNTTGHGSPSSHTCRTKEIFSSLCGNTFSSIALRLPWAVHQRNLSPHTSLVELLDDSEVSSDEENCLTQDEIQAFLERNKSFYNNRHQYRQLLKEKFTNYCRVTERSKPVCGKWFATTTSVT, encoded by the exons TATCACTCCAAGCTGAAGCAACAGGACTTGAATATTGCCATGATGGTGACATCCAGAGAGGTGTACAGTGCATTATCTCAGCTGGTGCCATGTGTGGGCTGCAGACGAAGTGTGGAGCGCCTCTTCTCACATCTGGTGGAATCAGGGAATCCAGCTCTGGAGCCTCTCACAGTGAAACCCACAGGCATGCTCTCTGTCACCAAGGCCTGTTTAGCAGATGTGAAGAAGCTTTACACCCTCTTCTACGTTCATGG gaCAAAGTTGAATGACATGATTGATGCCATACCGAAAAGTAAAAAGAACAAGAGGTGCCAGTTACACTccttagacacacacaaacctaagCCTTTGGG GGGGAGCTGGATGGATGTGTGGGAGCTTATGTCTCAGGAGTGCAGGGATGAGGTGGTCCTCATTGATAGTGCCTGTCTCCTAGAGACACTGGAGACATACTTGCGTAAACACAG GTTTTGCACTGACTGTAAGAATAAAGTGCTGAGAGCGTACAACATCCTGGTGGGGGAGTTGGACTGCAGTAAAGAGAAGGGCTACTGTGCTGCCTTGTATGAAGGACTGTGCTGTTGTCCTCATGAGCGCCACATCCATGTGTGCTGCGAAACAGATTTCATCGCTCACCTTCTTGGCCGGGCAGAGCCTGAGTTTGCAGGCGGTTATGA gcGTAGAGAGAGACATGCCAAGACCATTGACATTGCACAAGAGGAGGTCCTGACTTGTCTGGGTATACATCTCTATGAGCGGCTGCACAGGATCTGGCAGAAACTACGAGCTGAGGAGCAGACCTGGCAGATATTGTTCCATTTGGGAATTGATGCACTACGCAAAAGTTTTGAG atGGCAGTGGAGAAGATGCAGGGGATCAGTCGGCTAGAGCAGTTTGTCGAGGAGctgtctgaggaggagagagccaAAGAGCTGAAGCAGGAGAAAAAGAGGCAAAAGCGAAAAAATCGACGCAAAAACAAGTGTGGTTTCGACATAAGTGAACAGGAGTCAGAGGAAAAGGACAAAACTCTGGATGAG GATTCTCTTGAGTCTGTGAAAGACAGTTGCAAGGTCTGTGGTAGCCAcgacgatgaggaggaggaggccaggtGTGAGGCGAGCATCGCTGCCAACATAAGTACTTCCTGTAGCTGCTCAGACAACACCAAACAAG ATTTGTCCACCCACAGCAATGGTAGTGACTGCGGCTACTCCTCAAGCATGGAGGGCAGTGACATAGGATCACGAGAAGGCTCCGACGTAGCCTGCTCTGAGGGGATCTGCAACCACGACGTAGCAG GAGATGAGCCGACTGTCCATCACTGCGCTGAAggcaaggaggaggagggcataGACAGTTGTCTGGACTGCTGGCAACACTCTGAGGAGAACACTCAAtgcaagagtaaaaaaaagaaaaggaagggaaaGGGTTTATGCAATGATCAG GGACTAAAATGTGAAGGCTGCGTGTCAGCTGGGAACACAACAGGCCACGGTTCACCATCATCGCACACTTGCCGAACCAAAGAAATCTTTTCCTCCTTATGTGGCAATACGTTTTCCAGCATTGCACTACGGCTACCATGGGCAGTACATCAAAGGAACCTCAGCCCTCACACAAGTCTTGTGGAACTTCTG GATGATTCAGAGGTGAGTTCAGATGAAGAGAACTGTCTGACACAGGACGAAATCCAGGCATTTCTAGAAAGAAACAAATCCTTCTACAACAACCGCCACCAGTACCGTCAGCTTCTGAAAGAGAAATTCACCAACTACTGCCGCGTCACTGAGCGCAGTAAGCCAGTGTGTGGAAAGTGGTTTGCCACCACCACCAGTGTCACTTAA